The genomic DNA ATTCTGCTGTACATGAAGGGCTCCCCCCAGCAGCCCCAGTGCGGCTTCTCCATGCGCGCGGCCCAGGCCCTGGCCGGCTGCGGCAAGGAGTTCGCCTACGTGGACGTGCTGCAGGACGAGGCCATCCGCCAGGGCATCAAGGAGTTCGGCAACTGGCCGACCATCCCCCAGCTCTACATCGGCGGCGAGCTGGTGGGCGGCTGCGATATCATCATGGAGATGTACGAGAGCGGCGACCTGCAGAAGATGGTCGACAAGGCCGCGGAGAGTGCCGACTCCTGAGTACCGGCCTCGGGGGCGCGGCCGGGGTGCCTGACAGCCCCGTCAGGCCGCACCGCGCCCGCCCTGGCGGCCCCAGAGTCAGAACGGTTCCGGGATACCGATATTCGCGTCCCAGCGGTTGACGATGCCGCAGAACAGGTCCGCGGTCTTCTCGGCGTCGTAGATGGCCGAGTGGGCCGCCTTCCCGTCCCACTGTTCCCCCGAGGCCACCAGCGCCTTGGCCAGCACCGTCTGCCCATAGGCCAGCCCCGCCAGCGTGGCGGTATCAAAGCTGGTAAAGGGGTGGAAGGGGTTGCGCTTGATCCCGCAGCGCTCCACCGCCGCGTTCAGAAACCCCAGGTCGAAGAAGCTGTTGTGGCCGATCAACACGGCACGGTTGCACCCGGTCTGACGCACCTCCTGGCGGATCGGGCGGAAGATCTTCTTCAGCGCCTCGTCCTCCGGCAGCGCCATGCGCAGCGGGTGGTCGGGGTCGATCCCGTTCAACTCCAGCGCCTTGGGCTCGATGTTGGCCCCCTCGAAGGGCTTCACGTGGCAGGTGTGCGTGGCTGCCGGGTAGAGCCGTCCGTGCTCATCCATCCGCAGGACCACGGCCGCGATCTGCAGCAGGGCGTCGGTGGCGGAGTTCAGACCACCGGTCTCCACGTCCACGACGACGGGCAGAAAGCCGCGGAACCGTTTGCTGATGCGCTGACTGAAATTGTTGCCTACCGGGTTGGGTTCGCTCATGGTGATCTCGGACGGAAGGTGAACGGCGCATCTTAAGCAGCCGGTTACCCGCTTGCAACCGGCTACCGGCGAGGAAGGCAGTGATGGCACCAAAGGCACGCAAGCGGCTCTGGGTGGGCTGGCGCGAGTGGGTGGCCCTGCCCGCCCTGGGCATCGACGCGATCAAGGCCAAGGTGGATACCGGCGCGGCCACCTCGGCCATCCACGCCATCCACGTGCACCGTTTCCGCGAGGCCGGACGCGACCGGGTGGTCTTTCAGGTCCACCCCATCCAGCGCGACACCCACACGACGGTGGACTGCGTGGCCGACCTGCTGGATGAGCGGGTGGTGACCAGTTCCACCGGCCACCGGGAGCGCCGCCTGGTCATCCGCACCCCCTTGCAGATTGGCGATCAACGCTGGAATATCGAACTGACACTGACCAACCGGGACAGCATGGGGTTTCGCATGCTAATCGGCCGGCGCGCCATGCGCGGCCACCTGCTGGTAGACCCCAGCCGCTCCTGGCTCGGCGGTGCCGACAGCCATGCCCCCGGCCCCCGCCGGCCCATTCAGCACCACCACGAGTAACCGCTTACATGGCCGAACCGATGAACATTCTCATCCTCTCCCGCAACAGCCGGCTTTACTCCACCCGGCGGCTGGTAGAGGCCGGGCGGGAGCGTGGCCACCAGGTGCGGGTGATCGATCCACTGCGCTGCTACATGGACATCAGCCCCCACCGGCCGGAGATCCATTACAAGGGGGAGAACCTGGAGGCCATCGACGCGGTTATCCCGCGCATCGGCGCCTCCATCACCTTTTACGGCACGGCGGTGCTGCGCCAGTTCGAGATGATGGGCACCTTCCCGGTGAACGAGTCCGTGGCCATCACCCGCGCCCGGGACAAGCTCCGCTCCACCCAACTGCTGGCCCGCAAGGGTATCGGCCTGCCCCGCACCACCTTCGGCTACTCGCCGGACGACACCGACGACCTGATCGACCTGGTGGGCGGCGCGCCCATGGTGATCAAGCTGCTGGAGGGCACCCAGGGCAAGGGCGTGGTGCTGGCGGAGACCCGTCAGGCGGCCGAGAGCCTGATCGACGCCTTCCGCGGGCTCAACGTGCATTTCCTGGCGCAGGAGTACATCCGCGAGGCCGGCGGGGCCGACATCCGCTGTTTCGTGGTGGGCGAGCGGGTGGTGGCGTCCATGCGGCGCCAGGCCAAGGAGGGGGAGTTCCGCTCCAACATCCACCGGGGCGGTCAGGCCAGCGTGGTCCGCATCACCCCGGAGGAGCGCACCATGGCCGTACGCGCGGCGCGCATCATGGGGTTGAACGTGGCCGGGGTAGATATCATCCGCTCGGCCCACGGCCCGCTGGTGCTGGAAGTGAACTCCTCACCGGGGCTAGAGGGCATCGAGAAGTCCACCGGCAAGGACATTGCCGGCACGATCTACCAGTTCATGGAAAAGCATGCCCGGCTGGGCAAGACCCGCACCCGGGGCCGGGGCTAGCGGGCCACCCCCCTGCCCGCCCCACTCGAACCGGGATGGGCGGGGGGCCGGCGCCATCAGCGCGCCGGCATCACCGGGTCGTCCTCGGACGGGCCATCACCGCTGACCAGGCGGGCCTGGGCCAGGTTCTCACCGACCAGCGTCTCCACCTCGAGTACGCCCTTCACCGCGCCCGGCACCCAGGCCACGGGCCGGCCGCTCGGGGAGCGGATCACCCGACCGCCATCGCGCACCTTAAGCTCCATGCCCTCGCTCAGGCCGGCGGCCTCACCGGCACCAAGGAAGTAGACGCCATCCTCTTCGGCAAAGCTGTGGGTGAACCAGGGCGCGTTGCCCATGCGGTCCAGCAGGCCGAGCAGGACCCGGTCCGCGTAGGCCTCCAGCGCCGGCCGGGCCACTTGGCCCTCCAGGGCCGGCAACTCCACCGAATTGCTGCCGTACTCCGCGTCCAGTCCCACGTCAAAGGTGGTGGTGCGCATCCGCACCCGGTCATCGCCGCGCGGCTCCACCTCAATCAGCGCCAGCATGCGCAGCCCCGGGTAGCGGGACAGGCCGGCCAGGCAATCGGTAATGTCACCCTCGGTGCAGCCGTAATCGGCGATCTGGGTGCGGACCAGCTCGCTGCCAGAGAACAATAGGGGGTAGTCCCGGGCCACGCCGGCCAGGGTGTTGCCCAGGCGGGTCTCCAGCTCACCGTCCGGGGACTGGATGATCACACCCACGTGGGGCAGCAGCTCGCCTTCCGGGCGCTCCGCCGGGCGGTGCACGCCGCGCTCGGTGCCCTCGGCGGCCAGCGCCTGTTGCTGCAGGGAACGCTCCAGCTCCTGGATGCGGCGCTCCATCGCTTCCTCGCGCTCACTGGCGGCGTCGTCATCACCACCACGGCCGAGCAGCCGGTCCAGCAGCGGACGCCGCTCCTCTTCGGCGTCCTCGTCGTCCTCGCACTGCTCGGGCCAGAAGACGCAGGTC from Alkalispirillum mobile includes the following:
- the grxD gene encoding Grx4 family monothiol glutaredoxin, which translates into the protein MDQVQEAIGKQVKENPILLYMKGSPQQPQCGFSMRAAQALAGCGKEFAYVDVLQDEAIRQGIKEFGNWPTIPQLYIGGELVGGCDIIMEMYESGDLQKMVDKAAESADS
- a CDS encoding ATP-dependent zinc protease family protein; the protein is MAPKARKRLWVGWREWVALPALGIDAIKAKVDTGAATSAIHAIHVHRFREAGRDRVVFQVHPIQRDTHTTVDCVADLLDERVVTSSTGHRERRLVIRTPLQIGDQRWNIELTLTNRDSMGFRMLIGRRAMRGHLLVDPSRSWLGGADSHAPGPRRPIQHHHE
- the rnt gene encoding ribonuclease T translates to MSEPNPVGNNFSQRISKRFRGFLPVVVDVETGGLNSATDALLQIAAVVLRMDEHGRLYPAATHTCHVKPFEGANIEPKALELNGIDPDHPLRMALPEDEALKKIFRPIRQEVRQTGCNRAVLIGHNSFFDLGFLNAAVERCGIKRNPFHPFTSFDTATLAGLAYGQTVLAKALVASGEQWDGKAAHSAIYDAEKTADLFCGIVNRWDANIGIPEPF
- the rimK gene encoding 30S ribosomal protein S6--L-glutamate ligase, whose amino-acid sequence is MNILILSRNSRLYSTRRLVEAGRERGHQVRVIDPLRCYMDISPHRPEIHYKGENLEAIDAVIPRIGASITFYGTAVLRQFEMMGTFPVNESVAITRARDKLRSTQLLARKGIGLPRTTFGYSPDDTDDLIDLVGGAPMVIKLLEGTQGKGVVLAETRQAAESLIDAFRGLNVHFLAQEYIREAGGADIRCFVVGERVVASMRRQAKEGEFRSNIHRGGQASVVRITPEERTMAVRAARIMGLNVAGVDIIRSAHGPLVLEVNSSPGLEGIEKSTGKDIAGTIYQFMEKHARLGKTRTRGRG